One window of Candidatus Hydrogenedentota bacterium genomic DNA carries:
- a CDS encoding tetratricopeptide repeat protein: MNKPVAVPPEESRPGAETRWAVCAAVLLTVLVLAVFLQTVRFSFVDYDDNRVVTEHPVILQGLSVDTILWAFTNFHFAIWMPLTSLSHLLDVTLFGLWAGGHHLSGMLWHLAGVLAFFLAARRLLGGVWPAFFAAALYAVHPLRADSVAHVASRKDLVCAVFTALTLWAHARHALSPSPMRYLTVAVFFSLALAGKPSAAPLPLALLFLDYHPLGRFGTGEGGRPTRCAWASLAEKIPLLALSAVVVVVGMRGQAVFGALADTSDAPLLSRLLQMPVPVVHYLHSLLWPVGLSPHYPPTAVEWGKWGTAACWAGMAAITLAALWWRRAGWPLVAWGFFLVMLSPVLGLTPFGNAPVADRFVLLPSMGAALLAGWGAERFRARFPLRWGAGVAAACAALVLCLAGMGWRQTGYWRDTGTVAARILAVCPEDDLGHTLAGNLLFNSGDLPGAVAHYRKAVEIRPYHAPWRYNLGAALLETGPPGEAAAQLAEAVRLDPGDHGARMNLGLALMALGRLDEASAELRRVVSAEPENANARVNLGVCLMRMGDTAGAERELADALRLEPGNAAAQANLELVRSGG, translated from the coding sequence ATGAACAAGCCCGTTGCCGTTCCACCTGAGGAGAGCCGCCCCGGCGCGGAGACGCGGTGGGCGGTGTGCGCGGCGGTGTTGCTCACCGTGCTGGTGCTGGCCGTGTTTCTTCAGACCGTCCGGTTCTCCTTCGTTGACTATGACGACAACCGGGTGGTGACGGAGCATCCGGTAATACTGCAGGGGCTCTCGGTGGACACCATCCTGTGGGCGTTCACCAATTTCCACTTCGCAATCTGGATGCCCCTGACCAGCCTTTCGCACCTGCTGGACGTGACCCTGTTCGGGTTGTGGGCGGGCGGACACCATCTTTCGGGCATGCTCTGGCACTTGGCGGGGGTTCTGGCTTTCTTTTTGGCGGCGCGCCGCCTGCTGGGCGGGGTGTGGCCCGCCTTTTTTGCCGCCGCCCTGTATGCAGTCCATCCGCTCCGCGCGGACTCGGTGGCCCATGTGGCGTCTCGCAAGGACCTCGTGTGCGCCGTGTTCACGGCGTTAACGCTTTGGGCGCACGCCCGCCATGCGCTGTCGCCCTCTCCAATGCGTTATTTGACGGTGGCGGTGTTCTTTTCACTGGCGCTGGCGGGCAAGCCCAGCGCCGCGCCCCTGCCGCTGGCACTGCTATTTCTGGACTATCATCCCCTTGGGCGGTTCGGAACGGGCGAGGGGGGAAGACCCACCCGATGCGCATGGGCATCGCTGGCGGAGAAAATCCCCCTGCTGGCGCTGTCGGCGGTGGTGGTCGTGGTGGGGATGCGCGGCCAGGCGGTGTTTGGGGCGCTGGCGGACACTTCAGACGCGCCGCTTCTGTCACGCCTGCTCCAGATGCCTGTGCCGGTCGTGCATTACCTGCACAGTCTCCTTTGGCCTGTGGGTTTGTCGCCCCACTATCCCCCGACGGCGGTGGAGTGGGGCAAGTGGGGAACCGCCGCCTGCTGGGCGGGGATGGCGGCCATTACTCTTGCGGCGCTCTGGTGGCGGCGCGCCGGGTGGCCTCTTGTGGCCTGGGGTTTCTTTCTGGTGATGTTAAGCCCGGTGCTCGGCCTGACCCCTTTCGGGAACGCACCCGTCGCGGACCGCTTTGTCCTCCTGCCCTCGATGGGGGCGGCCCTTCTGGCGGGTTGGGGCGCGGAGAGGTTTCGGGCGAGGTTTCCCCTGCGGTGGGGTGCGGGTGTTGCGGCGGCCTGCGCCGCGCTGGTGCTGTGTCTTGCGGGGATGGGCTGGCGGCAGACGGGGTACTGGCGGGACACGGGCACCGTGGCTGCGCGAATCCTCGCGGTATGTCCGGAGGATGATCTCGGACACACCCTTGCAGGAAACCTTCTGTTTAACAGCGGGGATCTTCCAGGCGCTGTTGCGCATTACCGGAAGGCGGTGGAAATCAGGCCATACCATGCGCCGTGGCGGTACAATCTGGGCGCGGCCCTGCTGGAGACGGGCCCGCCCGGAGAGGCGGCGGCGCAGCTTGCGGAGGCGGTGCGGCTGGACCCCGGAGACCATGGTGCCAGGATGAACCTGGGCCTGGCCCTGATGGCGCTGGGCAGGCTGGACGAGGCGTCGGCGGAACTGCGGCGTGTGGTGTCGGCGGAGCCGGAGAACGCCAACGCGCGCGTCAACCTCGGGGTGTGCCTGATGCGCATGGGCGACACGGCGGGCGCGGAGCGGGAACTTGCGGACGCGCTCCGTCTGGAACCCGGCAACGCGGCGGCGCAGGCCAATCTGGAACTGGTGCGCTCCGGCGGCTGA
- a CDS encoding YceI family protein, which translates to MKLRTTIASALLAVSFLFSGAAAAATYDVDQVHSLVLYRIMHLGITPSYGVFTGIKGQFTFDPAAPESASAEISVDTLSLNSFNQARDTHLKGPDFFNVDDNFAMTFKSTAWKPVRDNVYEVAGDLTFLGVTKPITVNAVYGGTAKGPREDHRAGFEVTFSFQRSDFGMTKYLPDALGDEVRIVVAVEGILKPEN; encoded by the coding sequence ATGAAACTTCGCACAACCATCGCATCCGCGCTGCTTGCCGTGTCTTTCCTGTTTTCCGGTGCGGCCGCCGCCGCGACCTATGACGTGGACCAGGTCCACTCGCTGGTGCTCTACCGGATTATGCACCTCGGCATCACCCCGTCCTACGGCGTGTTCACCGGCATCAAGGGGCAGTTCACTTTTGATCCCGCCGCGCCGGAATCCGCCTCCGCCGAAATCAGCGTGGACACCCTCAGTCTCAACTCGTTCAACCAGGCCCGGGACACCCACCTCAAGGGCCCGGACTTCTTCAACGTGGACGACAACTTCGCCATGACCTTCAAGAGCACGGCATGGAAGCCGGTCAGGGACAACGTCTACGAGGTGGCCGGCGACCTCACTTTCCTGGGCGTCACCAAACCGATCACGGTCAATGCGGTGTACGGGGGCACTGCAAAAGGGCCGCGCGAAGACCATCGCGCCGGGTTCGAGGTGACCTTCTCCTTCCAACGCAGCGATTTCGGCATGACCAAGTACCTGCCGGACGCGCTGGGCGACGAGGTCCGCATTGTGGTGGCCGTCGAGGGCATTTTGAAACCCGAAAACTGA